GGATGATCGCTGAGATCATAACGTCTCATCTGCTAACAAGCGTTGATAATGTTCGGGCGTGTCCACGTCAAGCAAGAGACGGTCATCATGCCAGGGGAGATATTCCACTTTGTGTTTATGGAAAATAGCGCGTCCGCCCGTGTCGCCTTCGAGAGTCAATAAGTCGGCGAATGTTCTGCGGTCAAACAGCACGGGATTCGCGCGGCGATCCATCACCATCGGCGCGACGATGGGGTACAAACCTTCCGCGTGTTTCTCGGTCAACGCCTGCAAAATGGATGTCGTGATCTGCGGCTGGTCAACGAGCAGGAAGATTGCGGAACCGACCCCCTCTGCCACTCGCTCCGCTCGGGCACCTCCCCCAAATCCGACATGAGATGATTCCCGATGATCAAAATTTCCATGTCGTATTTGGGGGAGGCTGGGAGGGGGTGTGAGGGAGAGAATCCCCGCCCGAATCGAACTCGCCTGCCCGCTTTTCCATTCGTTGTTCCTGACGATCTTCACAGCCAAATCTTTCACCGCCGATTCAACTTGTTCCGCGTTTGCGCCTGTGACAACAACCAGCGGTGAAAGCCCCGCCTCGAGCGCTCTCTTCGCCACCGCGCGCACGAACGGCTCGCCTTTCCAATCCAATAATTGTTTCGGCTCGCCGTATCTCGAAGATTCTCCCGCCGCGAGAATGATCCCCGCGACAGGCTCGTGCGCCGCGAAGATTTTTCCCTGCTCCAGACTTGCAATGACAACGGAGTGATATTTAGAAAGCAACATCTTGGTCATTGCCCTTGCGCTGGCTTGCAGTTCGGGAGTATCTGCCTGATTGAATAAAACAGTCCGCCGCGCATGGGCGGGAGTATTTTTCAAACTACTTTTGTCATGCAAGAGGGCGCGAGTCAATGAATTCGATTCGATGATCTGTCCAACTTCTGTGTCGCTTAATTCTGCAAATATTTCTGGACGATGGATATATTCCTCGGTCAATGGCTTGCCTAAGCCTGATAACCCGACAACAGTCACAACATGCTCAACAAAATCAGGGATGGGAGGCTCATGCTCCGCCCAGCCTTTCAACAGTCTTTGCCGCGAGCCATCCGCCTCGATCAGGAGC
This is a stretch of genomic DNA from Candidatus Defluviilinea gracilis. It encodes these proteins:
- the yqeC gene encoding putative selenium-dependent hydroxylase accessory protein YqeC, translating into MNFTLAQALRVDESNCIACVGSGGKTTALFQLARQWKPPVIVTATSHLGAWQIPLADRHIVATSQSDLVNLKKDLDGVMLITGEAKDDKFQPVNHEIIESLRELCLQHSIPLLIEADGSRQRLLKGWAEHEPPIPDFVEHVVTVVGLSGLGKPLTEEYIHRPEIFAELSDTEVGQIIESNSLTRALLHDKSSLKNTPAHARRTVLFNQADTPELQASARAMTKMLLSKYHSVVIASLEQGKIFAAHEPVAGIILAAGESSRYGEPKQLLDWKGEPFVRAVAKRALEAGLSPLVVVTGANAEQVESAVKDLAVKIVRNNEWKSGQASSIRAGILSLTPPPSLPQIRHGNFDHRESSHVGFGGGARAERVAEGVGSAIFLLVDQPQITTSILQALTEKHAEGLYPIVAPMVMDRRANPVLFDRRTFADLLTLEGDTGGRAIFHKHKVEYLPWHDDRLLLDVDTPEHYQRLLADETL